A genome region from Gouania willdenowi chromosome 9, fGouWil2.1, whole genome shotgun sequence includes the following:
- the med22 gene encoding mediator of RNA polymerase II transcription subunit 22 isoform X2: MATQRVLPQSKESLLQNYNKRLKDDIKSIMDNFTEIIKTAKIEDETQVSRATQAEQDHYEMHVRAANIVRAGESLMKLVSDLKQFLILNDFPSVNDAISLQNQQLRSLQDECDKKLTSLRDEIAVDLYELEEEYYSSRYK, from the exons ATGGCTACTCAGAGAGTTCTCCCTCAGAGCAAAGAGTCTCTGCTGCAGAACTACAACAAGAGGCTCAAAGACGACATCAAGTCCATCATGGATAACTTTACAGAGATAATCAAAACCGCAAAG ATTGAAGATGAGACGCAGGTATCTCGTGCTACCCAAGCAGAGCAGGACCATTATGAGATGCATGTCAGAGCGGCCAACATT GTTCGTGCTGGCGAGTCCCTCATGAAGCTGGTGTCTGACCTGAAGcagtttctgattctgaacgACTTCCCCTCTGTGAACGACGCCATCAGCCTCCAGAACCAGCAGCTGCGCTCGCTGCAGGACGAGTGCGACAAGAAGCTCACGTCTCTCCGCGATGAGATCGCCGTGGATCTGTATGAGCTAGAGGAAGAATATTACTCCTCCAGGTACAAGTAG
- the med22 gene encoding mediator of RNA polymerase II transcription subunit 22 isoform X1: MATQRVLPQSKESLLQNYNKRLKDDIKSIMDNFTEIIKTAKIEDETQVSRATQAEQDHYEMHVRAANIVRAGESLMKLVSDLKQFLILNDFPSVNDAISLQNQQLRSLQDECDKKLTSLRDEIAVDLYELEEEYYSSSYSQWDTTDLPLCEAFRRRDSWASSDSSCSSTQGDQEYMDGAITQEVNPTQHHLNGHGTTSGDKP; this comes from the exons ATGGCTACTCAGAGAGTTCTCCCTCAGAGCAAAGAGTCTCTGCTGCAGAACTACAACAAGAGGCTCAAAGACGACATCAAGTCCATCATGGATAACTTTACAGAGATAATCAAAACCGCAAAG ATTGAAGATGAGACGCAGGTATCTCGTGCTACCCAAGCAGAGCAGGACCATTATGAGATGCATGTCAGAGCGGCCAACATT GTTCGTGCTGGCGAGTCCCTCATGAAGCTGGTGTCTGACCTGAAGcagtttctgattctgaacgACTTCCCCTCTGTGAACGACGCCATCAGCCTCCAGAACCAGCAGCTGCGCTCGCTGCAGGACGAGTGCGACAAGAAGCTCACGTCTCTCCGCGATGAGATCGCCGTGGATCTGTATGAGCTAGAGGAAGAATATTACTCCTCCAG CTACAGTCAGTGGGACACCACTGACCTGCCCCTGTGTGAGGCCTTCAGGAGACGAGACAGCTGGGCCTCCTCCGACAGCAGCTGCAGCTCCACACAGGGGGACCAGGAGTACATGGACGGTGCCATCACACAAGAGGTCAACCCCACCCAGCACCACCTCAATGGACATGGGACCACCTCCGGGGACAAACCATGA
- the c9h9orf78 gene encoding splicing factor C9orf78 homolog produces the protein MPCGKNYRRKRDSSDTEEEDETTIEVRSKVEEAKEIQSLRKRQSGVSITALLVGEKLPPEAEIENDPFKLKTGGVVDMKKVKDRNRDMTEDETDLSLGTSFSAETNRRDEDADMMKYIETELKRKKGLVEAEEQKVKVKNAEDHLYELPENIRVNSAEKTEEMLSNQMLSGIPEVDLGIDAKIKNIIQTEDAKAKLIAEQRNKKKDLGTSFVPTNIAVNYVQHNRFYHEDASAAQRHHRHKEEPKARPLRVGDTEKPGPEVIPSPPNPRKRPNNEKATDDYHYEKFKKMNRRY, from the exons ATGCCGTGTGGTAAAAATTACAGGAGAAAGAGGGACTCCTCTGacacagaggaggaggatgagacGACGATAGAAGTCAG GTCTAAAGTTGAAGAGGCCAAAGAGATACAGAGTCTGCGCAAACGACAGAGCGGAGTGAG TATCACTGCCTTATTGGTTGGAGAGAAGCTGCCACCAGAGGCAGAAATAGAA AATGACCCTTTTAAACTTAAGACTGGGGGAGTTGTAGACATGAAGAAAGTGAAAGACAGAAACAGGGACAT GACAGAAGATGAGACAGATCTCAGCCTGGGGACGTCATTCTCAGCTGAGACCAACAGAAGAGACGAGGATGCAGACAT GATGAAATATATCGAGACGGAGCTGAAGAGGAAGAAAGGCTTGGTGGAAGCTGAGGAgcagaaagtgaaagtgaagAACGCAGAGGACCATCTGTATGAGCTGCCCGAGAACATCCGAGTCAACTCAGCAGAAAAGACAGAAGAGATGTTGTCCAATCAGATGCTGAGCGGGATACCTGAAGTTGACCTGGGAATCGA tgcAAAAATAAAGAACATCATTCAAACGGAGGATGCCAAAGCAAAGCTCATTGCAGAACAAAGGAACAAGAAAAAAGATCTGGGCACGTCGTTCGTACCCACCAACATTGCTGTTAATTACGTGCAGCACAACCGCT TCTATCACGAGGACGCAAGTGCAGCACAGAGGCACCACAGGCACAAAGAGGAGCCGAAAGCAAGACCTCTGAGAGTCGGAGACACCGAGAAACCAGGACCAGAGG TCATTCCATCACCTCCGAACCCCCGCAAACGTCCAAACAACGAGAAGGCCACAGACGACTACCACTACGAGAAGTTTAAGAAGATGAATCGAAGATactaa
- the nfu1 gene encoding NFU1 iron-sulfur cluster scaffold homolog, mitochondrial, which produces MAARYRQAWRLLASTARMSCLFPGRWCQSSGFHWPSHAAAVSNRWQPKPLWVVPGRTMFVQTQDTPNPNSLKFLPGRTVLEAGTMNFTGPREAYCSPLARQLFRIDGVKSVFLGPDFITITRPDANTEWKVIKPDVFAAIMDFFATGLPVINEDSQPNADTAPSDDDDEVVAMIKELLDTRIRPTVQEDGGDVVYRGFEDGVVKLKLQGSCTSCPSSMVTLKSGIQNMLQFYVPEVESVEQVTDEEEEAAQV; this is translated from the exons atggcGGCCAGGTACAGACAGGCCTGGAGGCTGCTGGCCTCTACAGCCAGAATGTCATGTCT TTTTCCTGGCAGGTGGTGTCAGAGCAGTGGATTCCACTGGCCTTCACATGCTGCAGCAGTCTCAAACAGATGGCAACCAAAGCCCCTCTGGGTTGTTCCTG GAAGGACCATGTTTGTTCAGACCCAGGACACACCCAACCCGAACAGTCTCAAGTTTCTTCCCGGGAGGACAGTTCTTGAAGCAGGAACCATGAATTTCACAGGCCCTCGAGAGGCTTACTGCTCACCCTTAGCCAG ACAGCTCTTTAGAATTGATGGAGTCAAAAGTGTCTTCTTGGGCCCTGATTTTATCACCATCACGAGG CCTGATGCGAATACGGAATGGAAGGTGATCAAACCGGATGTGTTTGCTGCCATTATGGACTTTTTCGCCACTGGACTTCCAGTTATCAACGAGGACAGTCAACCAAATGCAGACACGG CCCCGTCAGATGATGACGATGAAGTGGTGGCTATGATTAAAGAGCTGCTGGATACAAGGATAAG GCCGACCGTGCAGGAGGACGGAGGCGATGTGGTGTATCGAGGGTTTGAAGATGGCGTAGTGAAGCTGAAGCTGCAGGGCTCCTGCACCAGCTGCCCAAGCTCAATGGTCACTCTGAAGAGTGGAATCCAAAACATGCTGCAGTTTTACGTCCCTGAAGTGGAATCAGTGGAGCAG GTCACAGATGAAGAGGAAGAAGCTGCTCAGGTCTAA
- the gfpt1 gene encoding glutamine--fructose-6-phosphate aminotransferase [isomerizing] 1, translating into MCGIFAYLNYHVPRTRRDILEILLKGLRRLEYRGYDSAGVGIDGGNGKEWESNAKSIQLIKQRGKVKALDEEIDKQQDMDLDVEFDVHLGIAHTRWATHGEPSPVNSHPHRSDKSNEFIVIHNGIITNYKDLRKFLESKGYEFESETDTESIAKLVKYMYDNRESDDISFATLVERVTQQLEGAFALVFKSVHYPGEAVGTRRGSPLLIGVRSIHKLSADQIPVLYRSASKDKKGCAALPRVDQDTCLFPVDEKAVEYYFASDASAVIEHTNRVIFLEDDDVAAVMDGRLSIHRIKRRAGDYSARAIQTLQMELQQIMKGNFSSFMQKEIFEQPESVVNTMRGRINFDNNTVLLGGLKDHIKEIQRCRRLILIACGTSYHAGVATRQVLEELTELPVMVELASDFLDRNTPVFRDDVCFFLSQSGETADSLMALRYCKERGALTVGITNTVGSSISRETDCGVHINAGPEIGVASTKAYTSQFVALIMFALLMCDDRISMQARRREIIQGLKVLPDLIKDVLSLDDEIQKLAEELYQQKSVLIMGRGYHYATCLEGALKIKEITYMHSEGILAGELKHGPLALVDKLMPVIMIIMRDHTYVKCQNALQQVVARQGRPIVICDKEDYETIKNSSRSIKVPHCVDCLQGILSVIPLQLLSFHLAVLRGFDVDCPRNLAKSVTVE; encoded by the exons ATGTGTG GAATATTCGCCTATCTCAATTACCATGTGCCAAGGACACGCCGGGATATCCTTGAGATCCTCCTCAAAGGTCTGCGGCGTCTGGAGTACCGAGGCTACGACTCAGCCG GTGTGGGGATTGATGGTGGCAATGGAAAGGAATGGGAATCCAATGCTAAGAGTATCCAGCTCATCAAGCAGCGTGGAAAAGTGAAGGCTCTGGATGAGGAGATTGACA AACAGCAGGATATGGATCTTGATGTGGAGTTTGATGTTCACCTCGGCATCGCTCACACACGCTGGGCCACCCACGGTGAACCCAGCCCTGTCAACAGCCATCCACACAGATCGGACAAAAGCAACG AGTTTATCGTCATACACAATGGAATCATTACGAATTACAAGGACCTGAGGAAGTTCTTG GAAAGCAAAGGCTATGAGTTTGAATCGGAGACAGACACAGAAAGCATTGCTAAGCTAGTGAAGTACATGTACGATAACAGGGAGAGTGATGACATCAGTTTTGCCACACTGGTGGAGAGAGTGACCCAGCAGCTG GAGGGAGCCTTCGCGCTGGTCTTTAAGAGCGTTCATTATCCTGGAGAAGCAGTTGGTACGAG GAGGGGAAGTCCTCTGCTCATTGGTGTCCGCAGCATTCACAAACTGTCTGCTGATCAGATTCCTGTGCTCTACCGCTCAG CTTCTAAAGACAAGAAAGGCTGTGCTGCTCTTCCCAGGGTAGACCAAGACACCTGTCTGTTCCCTGTGGACGAGAAAGCTGTTGAGTACTATTTTGCCTCCGATGCAAG TGCAGTGATCGAGCACACAAACAGGGTGATCTTCCTGGAGGATGACGATGTGGCTGCAGTGATGGACGGCCGGCTGTCCATCCACAGGATAAAACGCAGGGCTGGAGATTATTCTGCTCGGGCTATCCAGACGCTCCAGATGGAGCTGCAGCAGATCATGAAGG GAAACTTCAGCTCCTTTATGCAGAAGGAGATCTTTGAGCAGCCGGAGTCTGTGGTGAACACCATGAGAGGAAGAATCAACTTCGACAACAACACAG TGCTTCTCGGAGGCCTGAAGGATCACATCAAAGAGATTCAGAGGTGTCGCCGTCTCATCCTCATCGCCTGTGGCACCAGCTACCACGCTGGAGTAGCT ACCCGCCAGGTGTTAGAGGAGCTCACTGAGCTGCCTGTGATGGTGGAGCTGGCCAGTGACTTCCTGGACAGGAACACGCCCGTCTTCCGAGACGACGTCTGTTTCTTCTTAAGCCAGTCAG GTGAGACCGCTGACAGTCTCATGGCTCTGCGCTACTGCAAGGAGAGGGGAGCACTGACTGTGGGCATCACTAACACTGTGGGCAGCTCCATATCCAGGGAGACGGACTGTGGGGTCCACATCAATGCAGGACCAGAGATCGGAGTAGCCAGCACTAAG GCCTACACAAGCCAGTTTGTGGCTCTCATCATGTTTGCACTCCTGATGTGCGATGACAGGATTTCCATGCAGGCCCGACGCCGTGAGATCATCCAGGGACTCAAAGTGCTACCAG ATTTGATTAAGGATGTCCTGAGTTTGGATGATGAAATCCAGAAGTTGGCTGAGGAGCTATACCAGCAGAAGAGTGTGCTGATTATGGGCAGAGGGTACCACTATGCTACCTGCCTGGAGGGAGCACTG AAAATCAAGGAGATCACATACATGCATTCAGAAGGCATCCTGGCCGGAGAGCTGAAACACGGCCCACTAGCTCTGGTGGACAAACTCATGCCAGTTATTATGATCATCATGAGAGACCACACCTACGTCAAATGTCAGAACGCACTGCAGCAGGTTGTTGCTCGCCAG